A region of Moorena producens PAL-8-15-08-1 DNA encodes the following proteins:
- the urtA gene encoding urea ABC transporter substrate-binding protein: MVSGLGRRKFLLYSSAALGTSLLLKACADSPTASSDASAGGEDTIKVGILHSLTGTMAISETTVVEAEKLAIKEINEAGGVLGKKIVPIVEDGASDWPTFAEKAAKLIDKDQVVTIFGCWTSASRKAVLPVFESKDHMLWYPVQYEGQECSKNIFYTGAAPNQQIEPAVEWLLKNKGKKFFLVGSDYVFPRTANTIIKEQLKALGGETVGEDYLPLGNTEVTPIISKIKAALPNGGVIFNSLNGDSNVAFFKQLKGAGLTPDKYPTMSVSIAEEEVRQIGPEFLIGQYAAWNYFQSVDSLDNKQFVEAFKAEYGEDRVTNDPMEAAYIMVYLWKQAVEQAGTTDLEPVRKAAIGQKFNAPEGPVEMYPNHHISKTVRIGEIQADGQFKIVSSTPKPVSPIPWNQYVAETKGYGCDWSDPNKGGKYKKEKA, from the coding sequence ATGGTAAGTGGATTAGGACGACGTAAATTTCTGCTTTATAGCTCGGCGGCATTGGGAACCAGTCTTCTGTTGAAGGCTTGCGCTGATAGCCCCACGGCTAGTTCAGATGCTAGTGCTGGTGGGGAAGATACCATCAAAGTGGGTATTCTCCACTCCCTGACTGGCACCATGGCAATTAGTGAGACCACTGTGGTGGAAGCTGAAAAGCTTGCTATCAAGGAGATTAATGAAGCTGGGGGGGTATTAGGCAAGAAAATTGTGCCTATTGTTGAGGATGGTGCGTCTGACTGGCCAACCTTTGCTGAAAAAGCTGCCAAACTGATTGATAAGGATCAAGTCGTTACTATTTTTGGCTGCTGGACATCCGCTAGCCGTAAGGCTGTGCTACCAGTGTTTGAATCCAAAGACCATATGCTTTGGTATCCTGTGCAGTACGAAGGGCAGGAATGTTCCAAGAATATTTTCTACACAGGTGCTGCACCAAATCAGCAGATTGAGCCAGCGGTAGAGTGGTTGCTGAAAAACAAGGGCAAAAAGTTTTTCTTAGTGGGCTCGGATTATGTTTTCCCTCGCACCGCTAACACGATTATTAAGGAGCAACTCAAAGCCCTGGGTGGAGAGACCGTGGGCGAGGATTACCTTCCCCTTGGTAATACAGAAGTTACCCCGATCATTTCTAAGATTAAAGCCGCCCTACCAAATGGTGGCGTAATCTTCAACAGTCTCAACGGGGATAGTAATGTCGCCTTCTTCAAACAACTCAAGGGTGCTGGACTGACTCCAGACAAATATCCCACGATGTCCGTGAGTATTGCGGAAGAGGAAGTCCGGCAGATTGGTCCAGAATTTCTAATTGGTCAGTATGCCGCCTGGAACTATTTCCAATCTGTCGATAGCCTCGACAATAAGCAGTTTGTGGAAGCCTTCAAAGCGGAGTATGGCGAAGACCGGGTAACCAACGACCCCATGGAAGCCGCTTACATTATGGTTTACCTATGGAAGCAGGCGGTAGAGCAAGCTGGAACTACTGACCTAGAGCCTGTGCGCAAAGCTGCTATCGGTCAAAAATTTAACGCACCAGAAGGACCAGTAGAGATGTATCCGAATCATCACATTTCCAAGACAGTGCGCATTGGTGAAATCCAAGCCGATGGTCAGTTCAAAATTGTCTCATCCACACCTAAACCAGTTTCTCCCATCCCCTGGAATCAATATGTAGCAGAAACGAAAGGGTATGGGTGTGACTGGAGCGATCCCAATAAGGGAGGAAAGTACAAAAAGGAGAAAGCATAA
- a CDS encoding ABC transporter permease subunit, producing the protein MLPLLEGIFNGISIGSVLLIAALGLAVVFGLMGVINLAHGELMMLGAYTTYVVQNTFKAFLGDSLFNVYIFFALPMAFLVAALVGLVLERGVIRYLYGRPLETLLATWGVSLILRQFVRSVNWVLVIGIGVFCLLFFGSRWVISRRLDWQRIRNWAMALMVFLSLGIAIVTGVLLGQTGQRGITRPWFSARNVDVTPPAWLQGGFPIGNFQLPYARIFIIILTIICLLGTYWFLNRSSWGLRIRAVTQNRNMSACLGIPTQTVDALTFALGSGLAGVAGCAITLLGSVGPNTGQNYIVDTFMVVVVGGVGNLLGSILAALAIGTLTYLIGSGSIAFMLMPVEFLKPVTDFFTFFATTSMAKVMVFALIITFLQVRPSGIFPQKGRTAEL; encoded by the coding sequence GTGCTGCCACTTTTAGAAGGAATTTTTAACGGGATTAGTATTGGCTCAGTGCTACTGATTGCTGCCCTAGGACTAGCTGTTGTCTTTGGACTGATGGGCGTGATTAATCTTGCTCACGGCGAGTTAATGATGTTGGGCGCTTATACAACCTATGTTGTCCAAAATACCTTTAAAGCCTTTTTGGGCGATTCGTTGTTTAATGTCTATATCTTTTTTGCCCTGCCCATGGCTTTTCTGGTGGCAGCATTGGTAGGACTGGTATTAGAGAGGGGGGTCATTCGTTATCTATATGGACGACCGTTGGAAACTCTTCTCGCTACTTGGGGGGTAAGTTTGATATTGCGGCAGTTTGTCCGCAGTGTAAATTGGGTATTGGTGATTGGGATTGGGGTATTTTGCCTACTGTTTTTTGGGTCAAGGTGGGTGATAAGCCGTCGTTTAGATTGGCAGAGAATTCGCAATTGGGCGATGGCTTTGATGGTATTCTTATCTCTAGGAATTGCCATCGTAACCGGGGTGTTGTTAGGACAAACCGGTCAACGGGGAATTACTCGACCTTGGTTTAGTGCCAGAAATGTAGACGTGACTCCACCAGCATGGCTTCAAGGGGGATTTCCGATTGGTAACTTCCAATTGCCCTATGCCCGGATCTTTATCATTATTTTGACGATTATTTGTCTATTGGGAACCTACTGGTTTTTAAATCGCTCCAGTTGGGGATTGCGGATTCGAGCGGTTACCCAAAATCGCAATATGAGTGCTTGCTTAGGTATCCCAACACAAACGGTAGATGCGTTAACATTTGCCCTAGGTTCTGGTTTAGCTGGTGTAGCAGGTTGTGCGATTACATTACTAGGTTCTGTCGGTCCCAATACTGGTCAAAATTATATCGTCGATACCTTTATGGTGGTGGTGGTTGGCGGTGTCGGAAACTTACTGGGAAGCATTTTAGCCGCCCTAGCAATTGGTACACTTACCTATCTGATTGGTTCTGGAAGCATAGCCTTTATGTTGATGCCAGTAGAGTTCCTTAAACCGGTAACGGACTTCTTTACCTTTTTTGCAACTACTAGTATGGCAAAAGTTATGGTCTTCGCTTTAATTATTACCTTTTTACAAGTGAGACCTTCAGGAATATTCCCACAAAAAGGACGCACGGCAGAATTATAG
- the urtC gene encoding urea ABC transporter permease subunit UrtC, producing the protein MTYVSRTKAIKKQRRRKLIIEIVAIVGIALVFALLMPAILPDFRLKLLGRFLSLSIVAIGIDLIWGYTGLLSLGHGIFFALGGYAFAMHLKLQLPEGEIPEFFTLYGVKELPFFWQPFYSFPFTLIAIVLIPSIVAGLLGYLVFRNRIKGVYFSILTQAALLVLFNFFNGQQKLINGTNGLKTDTETLFGMLVSSKQAQLAFYEISILCVVVIYLLSRWLTSGRFGRLLIAIRDDENRVRFSGYDPTGFKVLVFAVSGGIAGVAGALYTVQSGIVTPSYMEVAFSIEMVIWVAVGGRATLVGAILGTLLVRLAQTLLSEQFPEVWLFFQGALFLIVVTVLPNGIVGWLRDEGIEQMRSLFGAEKPVITTYPSLEKDPVVQREKEEVGR; encoded by the coding sequence ATGACGTATGTATCTAGAACAAAAGCCATTAAAAAGCAGCGGCGACGAAAGTTAATTATAGAAATAGTAGCAATCGTAGGAATTGCTCTAGTTTTCGCGTTATTAATGCCAGCGATTTTGCCGGATTTTCGCCTCAAGCTGTTGGGGCGTTTTTTGTCATTATCTATTGTCGCGATAGGGATTGACCTGATTTGGGGATATACCGGACTGCTGAGTCTAGGACATGGTATATTTTTTGCGTTGGGGGGCTATGCCTTTGCTATGCACCTCAAACTGCAATTACCAGAAGGAGAAATACCGGAATTCTTCACCCTCTATGGGGTAAAGGAACTCCCATTTTTCTGGCAGCCATTTTATTCGTTTCCTTTCACCCTAATTGCTATTGTTTTAATTCCCAGTATCGTGGCTGGATTGCTGGGTTATCTGGTATTTCGTAACCGGATTAAAGGGGTTTATTTCTCGATTTTAACCCAAGCCGCACTGCTGGTTTTATTCAATTTTTTCAATGGACAGCAAAAGCTAATTAATGGTACTAACGGGTTGAAAACTGATACCGAAACCCTGTTTGGGATGTTAGTAAGTTCCAAACAAGCTCAGTTAGCTTTCTACGAAATTAGTATCCTGTGTGTGGTTGTGATCTACTTATTGTCCCGTTGGTTAACCAGTGGACGCTTTGGTCGGTTGTTAATTGCCATACGGGATGATGAGAATCGGGTGCGTTTCTCTGGCTACGATCCTACCGGATTCAAAGTCCTGGTATTTGCGGTTTCTGGGGGCATCGCTGGAGTGGCTGGAGCTCTATATACCGTACAATCAGGGATTGTTACCCCCAGCTATATGGAAGTAGCGTTTTCCATTGAGATGGTGATTTGGGTGGCTGTGGGAGGACGAGCAACTCTAGTCGGAGCAATTCTGGGTACTTTATTAGTCAGACTAGCTCAAACCTTGTTGAGTGAGCAATTTCCTGAAGTTTGGCTATTTTTCCAGGGCGCGCTGTTCCTAATTGTAGTGACAGTACTGCCGAATGGTATTGTCGGCTGGTTGCGAGACGAGGGAATTGAACAAATGCGATCGCTTTTTGGTGCCGAAAAACCAGTGATAACAACTTACCCCAGCTTAGAAAAAGACCCGGTAGTCCAACGGGAAAAAGAAGAGGTTGGTCGTTAA
- the urtE gene encoding urea ABC transporter ATP-binding subunit UrtE, with translation MLQISNLNVYYGESHILRNVDLNVPAGQMVCLIGRNGVGKTTLLKTIMGLLKPRTGTITFAGQPLTKLSTDKRARLGIGYVPQGREIIPRVTVKENLLLGLEARRGGRKVEDDILDTIFELFPVLKSMLSRMGGDLSGGQQQQLAIARALMGRPQLLVLDEPTEGIQPSIILEIEAAVRRIIKTTGISVLLVEQHLHFVRQADRYYAMQKGGIVASGATSELSQDVIQQFLAV, from the coding sequence ATGCTGCAAATTTCCAATTTAAATGTCTACTACGGTGAAAGCCACATTCTCAGAAATGTAGATTTGAATGTACCAGCAGGACAAATGGTTTGCCTGATTGGACGGAATGGTGTGGGTAAAACTACTCTACTCAAAACGATTATGGGATTACTGAAACCCCGCACTGGCACTATTACCTTTGCTGGTCAACCCCTGACCAAACTATCGACGGATAAACGAGCCAGATTAGGGATTGGCTATGTTCCCCAAGGGCGGGAGATTATCCCTCGGGTAACGGTGAAAGAGAATCTGTTGCTGGGTTTAGAAGCACGTCGAGGGGGTAGAAAGGTTGAAGACGACATCCTAGACACTATCTTTGAGCTGTTTCCGGTCTTAAAATCAATGTTGTCCCGGATGGGTGGTGACTTGAGTGGTGGACAACAGCAACAATTAGCGATCGCACGGGCATTAATGGGACGTCCTCAGTTATTAGTGTTAGACGAGCCCACGGAAGGGATTCAACCGTCGATTATTCTTGAAATTGAAGCAGCTGTGCGGCGGATTATTAAAACCACTGGAATTTCCGTGCTCTTGGTCGAGCAGCATCTACATTTTGTCCGACAAGCTGACCGCTACTATGCCATGCAGAAGGGTGGAATTGTGGCATCTGGCGCGACTAGTGAACTTAGTCAGGATGTGATTCAGCAATTCTTAGCGGTTTGA
- a CDS encoding UPF0175 family protein, with product MSEVTINLPEEVFSARRLPPEEFVQEMRLAAAIYWYQKREISMEKAASVAGLNRRDFLAALAREQIDVFGVDFNDLEREMNISFQPLAYGHATRTAVSRQLKINLP from the coding sequence ATGTCAGAAGTCACAATTAACTTACCTGAAGAGGTTTTTAGTGCCCGTCGCCTTCCCCCAGAAGAATTTGTGCAGGAAATGCGGCTTGCTGCTGCTATCTACTGGTATCAAAAGCGGGAAATCTCGATGGAAAAAGCAGCCTCCGTGGCTGGGTTAAACCGTAGGGACTTTCTAGCCGCCCTCGCCCGCGAACAAATTGATGTCTTTGGTGTTGACTTTAACGATCTAGAGCGCGAGATGAACATCAGCTTTCAGCCGTTGGCCTATGGCCACGCTACGCGAACAGCTGTCAGCCGTCAGCTTAAAATAAACCTTCCGTAG
- a CDS encoding COR domain-containing protein, whose protein sequence is MAVPKHIVERIIVAREQQLKQLSLSRAFFYYDGYQLNEILTEIFNLSQLKVLDLSVNKLTMLPESIGKLTNLTQLYLSSNLLTILPESIGKLTNLTQLYLNSNLLTILPESIGKLTNLTQLYLSNNQLITVPESIGKLTKLFELYLSNNQLTTLPESIGKLTKLFELYLSNNQLTTLPESIGKLTNLTLLNLRENNLTTLPESIGKFTNLTLLDLRENNLTTLPESIGKLSNLTLLDLSNNELTTLPESIGKLTNLTLLDLSNNELTTLPESLTKLTDLTKLDLRGNPLENPPIEIASNGIEAIRSYFRQLKEGKDYIYEAKLLIVGEAGAGKTTLAKKIENPNYQLQENEKSTEGIDIIKWKFPLDNGRDFRVNIWDFGGQEIYHTTHQFFLTKRSLYTLVADTRKEDTDFYYWLNIVELLSDNSPLLIIKNEKQERHREINERALRGRFTNLKETLATNLATNRGLDDLLTQIKFYISNLPHIKEAALPRTWKQVREALEEDSRNYISLDEYLQIGSNNGFTLYNDKLQLSGYLHDLGVCLHFQDDPLLNKTVILKPEWGTYAVYKVLDNNQVIRNLGCFNRADLEKIWSEENYAYMHDELLQLMIKFQLCYLIPGRKDNYIAPQLLTLNQPEYDWDESNNLILRYTYDFMPKGIITRFIVVMHKWIDQQQYVWKSGVILNKDNTKAEVIEYYEQREIKIRVTGRHKRDLLTTVIYELDQIHESYNRLRCSKLIPCNCSTCKNSQTPYFYQFDKLRERIGYGQDTIECGSPPYNTVKVLRLIDDVIGLKQINKDEQPDIYRQLNKADRSIIINNNIDATGSKTMSEKNEIKVGDGSTVIGAGGKESNNKNLKVTVNESPTEEKWNLSNKLALMGIIATLLVGLGASLFSYFFDNQTPDPATQQEQVD, encoded by the coding sequence ATGGCTGTACCAAAACATATTGTTGAGAGAATAATAGTAGCAAGAGAGCAGCAGCTTAAACAGTTATCTTTAAGCCGTGCTTTTTTTTATTACGATGGTTATCAGTTAAATGAAATCTTAACTGAAATTTTTAATTTATCACAGTTGAAAGTATTGGATTTAAGCGTAAATAAATTAACAATGCTCCCAGAATCCATCGGAAAGCTGACCAACTTAACCCAGCTTTATTTAAGTAGTAATTTATTAACAATACTCCCAGAATCCATCGGAAAGCTGACCAACTTAACCCAGCTTTATTTAAATAGTAATTTATTAACAATACTCCCAGAATCCATCGGAAAGCTGACCAACTTAACCCAGCTTTATTTAAGTAATAATCAATTAATAACAGTCCCAGAATCCATCGGCAAGCTTACCAAATTATTCGAGCTTTATTTAAGTAATAATCAATTAACAACACTCCCAGAATCCATCGGCAAGCTTACCAAATTATTCGAGCTTTATTTAAGTAATAATCAATTAACAACACTCCCAGAATCCATCGGCAAGCTTACCAACTTAACCCTGCTTAATTTAAGGGAAAATAACTTAACAACACTCCCAGAATCCATCGGAAAGTTTACCAACTTAACCCTGCTTGATTTAAGGGAAAATAACTTAACAACACTCCCAGAATCTATCGGAAAGCTTAGCAACTTAACCCTGCTTGATTTAAGCAACAATGAATTAACAACACTCCCAGAATCCATCGGCAAGCTTACCAACTTAACCCTGCTTGATTTAAGCAACAATGAATTAACAACACTCCCAGAATCCCTCACCAAGCTTACCGACTTAACCAAGCTTGATTTAAGGGGAAATCCCCTTGAAAATCCACCAATAGAAATTGCATCAAATGGGATTGAAGCAATCAGATCTTATTTCCGACAACTTAAAGAAGGAAAAGATTATATCTATGAAGCAAAACTCCTGATTGTCGGTGAAGCAGGTGCTGGAAAAACAACACTAGCAAAAAAGATAGAAAACCCAAACTATCAACTACAGGAAAACGAAAAATCTACAGAAGGGATTGACATTATTAAATGGAAATTTCCACTGGATAACGGTCGAGACTTTCGGGTTAATATCTGGGACTTTGGGGGACAAGAAATTTATCACACCACCCATCAATTCTTCCTGACCAAACGTTCCCTTTACACCCTAGTGGCAGATACCAGAAAAGAAGATACAGACTTCTACTACTGGCTTAATATAGTAGAACTTTTAAGCGACAATAGTCCTCTCTTAATTATCAAAAATGAGAAACAAGAACGCCATAGAGAAATAAACGAGCGCGCCTTACGGGGACGGTTTACCAACTTGAAAGAAACCCTAGCAACCAACCTAGCGACTAACCGAGGCTTAGACGATCTTCTTACCCAAATTAAATTTTATATTAGCAACCTCCCCCACATCAAAGAAGCAGCTTTACCTAGAACATGGAAACAAGTCAGAGAAGCTTTAGAAGAAGATAGCCGTAATTACATCAGTCTGGATGAATATCTACAGATCGGCTCAAACAATGGGTTTACTTTATACAACGATAAATTACAGTTAAGCGGTTACCTACACGATCTGGGAGTGTGTTTGCATTTTCAAGATGACCCTCTATTAAATAAAACGGTGATTCTCAAACCGGAATGGGGGACTTATGCTGTCTATAAAGTGCTGGATAACAATCAAGTTATTCGCAATCTAGGTTGCTTTAACCGCGCTGATTTAGAAAAAATTTGGTCTGAAGAAAACTATGCTTATATGCACGATGAACTGCTACAATTGATGATCAAGTTTCAACTTTGCTATCTAATCCCTGGGAGGAAAGATAACTACATTGCGCCACAACTACTAACGTTAAATCAACCTGAGTATGATTGGGATGAATCTAACAATCTAATTCTCCGCTATACCTATGACTTCATGCCCAAAGGTATTATAACTCGGTTTATCGTGGTAATGCATAAGTGGATTGACCAGCAGCAATATGTCTGGAAAAGTGGTGTTATCTTAAACAAAGATAACACCAAAGCAGAAGTAATTGAATATTACGAACAGCGAGAAATTAAAATTAGAGTTACTGGTAGACATAAACGAGACTTGTTGACTACTGTTATTTACGAACTAGATCAGATCCATGAGTCTTATAACCGCTTGAGGTGTAGTAAGTTAATCCCCTGTAATTGTTCTACTTGTAAAAACAGTCAAACTCCTTATTTCTATCAATTTGATAAATTAAGAGAGCGGATTGGTTATGGTCAGGATACGATTGAATGTGGTAGTCCTCCCTATAATACAGTTAAGGTATTACGTTTAATTGATGATGTGATAGGTTTAAAGCAGATCAATAAAGATGAACAACCAGATATCTATCGACAGCTAAACAAAGCTGATAGATCTATTATTATTAATAATAATATTGATGCTACAGGGAGTAAAACTATGTCTGAAAAAAACGAAATCAAGGTTGGGGACGGGAGTACGGTAATAGGAGCAGGAGGTAAAGAGTCTAACAACAAGAATTTAAAAGTTACCGTCAATGAGTCACCCACAGAGGAGAAATGGAATCTCTCAAATAAACTTGCTCTGATGGGCATAATAGCGACCTTATTGGTAGGATTAGGGGCATCGCTGTTTAGCTATTTTTTTGATAACCAGACTCCAGATCCAGCAACACAACAAGAGCAAGTAGATTAA
- a CDS encoding Spy/CpxP family protein refolding chaperone → MNIKHFSLLAGLAAITLTSFPMAANAHKMHRSFSKLNLTDQQEQQIENIRNNTYSQIEDILTPQQQEQFETIKTLRGQLRDAKEATNLSQEQRDEIREIKKSVREEMESMNLSQEQRDDIREIKKSAREEMMGILTDEQRQQIRQEMGSRRGKRGFRRGSF, encoded by the coding sequence TGCAGCAATTACCCTCACTAGTTTTCCCATGGCAGCTAATGCCCACAAAATGCATCGATCTTTCTCCAAACTTAACCTCACTGACCAGCAGGAACAGCAGATTGAAAACATCCGTAACAATACATACTCTCAAATTGAGGATATTCTCACTCCCCAGCAACAAGAGCAGTTTGAAACTATAAAAACACTACGCGGTCAACTACGAGACGCAAAAGAGGCTACAAATCTTTCTCAAGAGCAGCGAGACGAAATCCGCGAAATTAAAAAGTCAGTACGAGAAGAGATGGAAAGTATGAATCTCTCTCAAGAGCAGCGAGACGACATCCGGGAGATTAAAAAGTCAGCACGGGAAGAGATGATGGGTATTCTCACCGACGAACAGCGCCAACAAATTCGTCAAGAAATGGGCTCACGTCGAGGTAAGCGTGGATTTAGAAGGGGATCATTCTAA